In Nitrospira lenta, one genomic interval encodes:
- a CDS encoding formylglycine-generating enzyme family protein — MPPLMHRAWVRGGAALVVCVCAGLAGWWFVSGGTRPSAAPASTPGMTCDMGISAAKAGGGIAAGTAQPVVTNTRMVQPANDTPGTTVQPPPGSAPEGMVWIPGGDFWMGAEEFPDAQPWHRVSVHGFWMDKTEVTNNQFAQFVKATKYMTLAEQAPRAEDFPGALPENLVAGSVVFSPPDHAVKLNDHFQWWSYVKDANWRQPEGPKSTITDRGNYPVVHIAYEDVQAYAKWAGKRVPTEAEFEFAQRGGLERKPYAWGDELNPGGQFMANTFQGHFPNKNTNEDGHAAAAPVGSFPPNGYGLYDMAGNVWEWTSDWYRHDYYQALASQGPLARNPHGPEESFDPSEPGVKKKVHKGGSFLCTDQYCARYIAGGRGKGEPDTGTNHVGFRLVRDAR; from the coding sequence ATGCCTCCATTGATGCACAGGGCTTGGGTGCGTGGCGGCGCGGCGTTAGTGGTCTGTGTGTGCGCGGGACTAGCGGGATGGTGGTTTGTTTCCGGCGGCACTCGTCCATCGGCGGCGCCGGCTTCGACGCCCGGCATGACCTGCGACATGGGTATCTCGGCTGCGAAGGCCGGCGGTGGCATTGCGGCTGGCACTGCGCAACCGGTCGTGACGAATACCCGAATGGTTCAGCCCGCCAACGACACTCCAGGCACAACCGTTCAGCCGCCTCCAGGCTCTGCGCCGGAGGGGATGGTCTGGATTCCAGGCGGAGACTTTTGGATGGGTGCGGAGGAGTTTCCTGATGCCCAGCCGTGGCATCGGGTCTCAGTGCATGGATTCTGGATGGACAAAACCGAAGTTACGAACAACCAGTTCGCGCAATTTGTGAAGGCCACTAAGTATATGACGCTCGCCGAACAGGCGCCGCGCGCGGAAGATTTTCCCGGCGCGTTACCTGAAAATCTCGTGGCCGGGTCGGTCGTCTTCTCGCCGCCCGATCATGCCGTGAAACTGAACGATCACTTTCAGTGGTGGAGCTACGTGAAGGACGCCAACTGGAGGCAGCCGGAGGGACCGAAGAGCACGATCACGGATCGCGGGAACTATCCCGTCGTGCACATCGCATATGAAGATGTGCAGGCCTATGCGAAATGGGCGGGCAAGCGCGTGCCGACGGAAGCCGAGTTCGAATTCGCGCAGCGGGGGGGGCTTGAACGGAAACCCTATGCCTGGGGCGATGAGTTGAACCCGGGCGGCCAGTTCATGGCGAACACCTTCCAGGGGCATTTCCCGAACAAGAATACGAATGAAGACGGTCACGCGGCTGCCGCACCGGTCGGCTCGTTCCCGCCCAACGGCTATGGACTCTATGACATGGCCGGTAACGTTTGGGAATGGACCAGCGACTGGTATCGCCATGACTACTATCAGGCGCTTGCTTCCCAGGGACCGCTTGCACGCAATCCGCACGGGCCGGAGGAGAGTTTCGATCCGAGTGAACCAGGTGTGAAAAAGAAAGTTCACAAAGGCGGCTCGTTCCTCTGCACCGATCAATATTGCGCGCGCTACATCGCGGGTGGCCGGGGCAAGGGTGAACCGGATACCGGGACGAACCATGTGGGATTTCGCCTGGTGCGCGACGCGCGCTGA
- a CDS encoding TolC family protein: MAPLQLSLRGAIDAALGNNPNVRLYKERIEAARGNVMTQLGAMLPNLSGSARQSQQTTFLGTLGLAPVRTSEFSIFDGRVNYTQNLFSLSLIQRWRSSREALKVAEFESEGAKADAMSTVGLFYMEALKAQATIKMREANQQPFTDLLAFVKRRQGGGMGTGLDTARLESQLENERQHFSIARSDFERAKLNLLNAMGLPLDISLQLTDDFRLSAERFPSVEEAIDVAIAQRPEVQAQNLRIKSTALAFSSTVGERLPALVAQGDYGFIGNRVHNTLDTYNVAVLLQIPIFDGGQREGRIREARSQLEQESIRMQGVTLQVKMDVREALVTMAGAKDQLVIAQAGLKASLLELLLARERFAVLTSNSSLEVTNALFSVSRARENAVDALFRLNASRVHLARAMGELDRIN; encoded by the coding sequence TTGGCTCCGCTGCAATTGAGTTTGCGAGGAGCTATTGATGCGGCGCTGGGTAATAATCCCAATGTCCGGCTCTATAAAGAACGGATTGAGGCGGCCCGCGGCAATGTGATGACTCAGTTGGGCGCCATGTTGCCGAATTTGTCCGGGAGCGCGCGTCAGAGTCAGCAGACGACGTTTCTTGGCACCTTGGGTTTGGCGCCGGTACGAACGAGTGAGTTTAGTATTTTTGACGGTCGCGTGAACTATACCCAAAACCTATTCAGCCTTAGTTTGATTCAGCGATGGCGATCGTCACGGGAAGCGCTCAAGGTGGCGGAATTTGAGTCGGAAGGGGCTAAAGCCGATGCCATGTCGACCGTCGGGTTGTTCTACATGGAAGCGCTGAAAGCGCAGGCGACAATCAAGATGCGGGAGGCCAACCAGCAGCCGTTTACTGATCTCTTGGCATTTGTGAAACGCCGGCAAGGCGGAGGAATGGGGACGGGCCTGGATACGGCGCGATTAGAGTCCCAGCTGGAAAATGAGCGGCAGCATTTTTCGATTGCACGATCTGACTTCGAGCGCGCTAAGCTGAATCTCTTGAATGCGATGGGCCTTCCGCTGGATATTTCCCTTCAGCTCACGGATGACTTTCGCTTGAGTGCGGAGCGTTTCCCTTCGGTGGAGGAGGCTATCGATGTGGCTATCGCGCAGCGTCCTGAGGTGCAGGCTCAGAATCTGCGCATCAAGTCTACTGCCCTGGCCTTCAGCTCAACGGTGGGAGAGCGTCTTCCTGCGCTTGTTGCCCAAGGGGATTATGGGTTTATCGGGAACCGTGTTCACAATACGTTGGACACGTACAATGTCGCGGTGCTGTTGCAGATTCCGATTTTCGACGGCGGTCAGCGGGAAGGCCGCATCAGAGAGGCTCGAAGCCAGTTAGAGCAAGAGTCGATTCGCATGCAGGGTGTGACGCTTCAGGTCAAAATGGACGTGCGTGAAGCGCTGGTCACGATGGCGGGGGCCAAAGACCAGTTGGTCATTGCACAAGCAGGGCTCAAGGCCTCGTTGCTGGAATTACTGCTCGCGCGAGAACGCTTTGCCGTTTTAACATCAAACAGCAGCCTTGAGGTTACCAATGCCTTATTTTCAGTTTCTCGTGCGCGAGAAAATGCCGTCGATGCGCTGTTTCGTTTAAATGCCTCCCGTGTGCACTTGGCTCGCGCGATGGGAGAGCTTGATCGAATCAACTGA
- a CDS encoding tetratricopeptide repeat protein — MPGLTRPTIRQRLQSTSLLVLLGLSLWFLPTDSNALLMDAPAYNDMGMVQQSKGDLDGAIQNYREALRLKPDFPEAMYNLGVALQATGDSDGAIAQYRAALTLTPNEPDIYANLGNALAATGNPDAASEAYRTALRLDPGQPGIHYNLAIALKANGDMDGAVAEYREAIRMKPDDVSARNNLGILLQSQNRIDAAIEQYREAVRVQPNHVNAHYSLGTALHTKNELALAIAEYRTVIRLDPPHVGAHNNLGIALQATGDLMGAIAEYQAAVSLKPDHVKAHYNLGVALQSVHNSDGAIAAFKESIRLQPDYANAHQGLADALQEKGDLVGAMAEYRAVLRLQPTHAATLLNLGAALQATGDLDGAIAMYRHLLGLQPERARARYNLGVALHAKGDLDAAIEQYRTLVNLRQDYTLGFYALGEVLAQKGLRKEAAGAFRDYLAKEKDTPDTHHRIERVHAQLKDLDN; from the coding sequence ATGCCAGGACTCACCCGTCCGACAATCCGGCAACGACTGCAGTCCACCAGCCTTCTGGTTCTATTGGGCCTCTCCCTCTGGTTCCTCCCCACCGACTCCAACGCGCTCCTCATGGACGCACCAGCCTACAATGATATGGGCATGGTGCAGCAGAGTAAGGGAGATCTAGACGGGGCCATTCAGAACTATCGTGAAGCCCTGAGACTCAAACCGGACTTTCCGGAAGCGATGTACAACCTGGGTGTCGCCCTCCAGGCCACGGGTGATTCGGACGGCGCCATCGCACAGTACCGCGCGGCCCTGACACTGACACCGAACGAACCGGATATCTATGCAAACCTCGGCAACGCGTTGGCTGCGACAGGAAACCCTGACGCAGCCAGCGAAGCCTACCGCACGGCGCTCCGGCTAGATCCCGGGCAGCCCGGCATACACTACAATCTGGCCATCGCCTTAAAGGCGAACGGGGATATGGACGGCGCCGTGGCGGAGTATCGTGAAGCAATCAGGATGAAACCCGACGACGTGAGCGCCAGAAACAACCTCGGCATTCTTCTCCAAAGCCAGAACCGCATCGATGCCGCAATCGAGCAGTACCGCGAAGCCGTGCGGGTGCAACCCAATCACGTAAACGCCCACTACAGTCTCGGCACTGCGCTCCACACAAAAAATGAACTGGCTCTGGCCATTGCGGAGTATCGAACCGTCATCCGGCTTGATCCGCCCCATGTCGGCGCCCACAACAACCTGGGAATCGCCTTGCAGGCGACGGGAGACCTCATGGGTGCGATCGCCGAGTATCAGGCTGCGGTCTCCCTCAAGCCTGACCATGTCAAAGCCCATTACAATCTGGGCGTCGCTCTCCAATCCGTCCATAATTCTGACGGCGCCATCGCCGCGTTCAAAGAATCGATCAGGCTCCAGCCGGACTACGCCAACGCGCACCAGGGGCTGGCCGACGCCCTGCAGGAAAAAGGTGATCTCGTCGGCGCGATGGCGGAGTATCGAGCCGTGCTGCGCCTCCAGCCGACTCACGCGGCCACACTGCTGAACCTGGGCGCGGCACTGCAGGCAACCGGCGATCTCGACGGCGCAATTGCGATGTACCGCCATCTGCTCGGCTTGCAGCCTGAGCGAGCTCGCGCCCGGTATAATCTGGGCGTGGCACTCCACGCCAAAGGCGACCTGGATGCGGCCATCGAACAGTACCGGACCCTGGTGAATCTCCGACAGGACTATACGCTCGGGTTCTATGCATTGGGAGAAGTCTTGGCGCAGAAGGGACTGCGCAAGGAAGCGGCGGGAGCGTTCCGTGACTATCTTGCGAAAGAGAAAGATACTCCCGATACTCACCACCGCATTGAGCGGGTCCACGCCCAACTAAAGGACCTCGACAACTAG
- a CDS encoding efflux RND transporter periplasmic adaptor subunit: MTMVRSVSQLCIRGLSIVSVVLGMASLSVASDLSCLILPYMEVAIGSPVEGLLESVTVERGDVVKKGQVLATLESSVEKATVALARAKAGVEAEVRTSIVKEEFALRKLARASDLVKSSSIAAHEADEAKTEKRLAEIAHAEAVENTRLAELELQRSTAALSLRTIRSPIAGVVVERHQHPGELVNKDPILKLAQIDPLRVEVFAPLPMLGQVAVGMQADVRPSDPPGGVYKARVSIVNKVVDSASGTFGIRLEIPNHDHRLSAGLHCSVNFLSSQK, encoded by the coding sequence ATGACGATGGTGCGATCGGTGTCTCAGCTGTGTATCCGTGGGCTGTCTATCGTGAGTGTCGTGCTGGGGATGGCCTCCTTAAGCGTGGCCTCCGATCTCTCTTGCCTGATTCTTCCCTATATGGAGGTAGCGATCGGCTCGCCGGTCGAAGGGCTGCTGGAGTCGGTCACTGTAGAGCGCGGTGATGTGGTGAAGAAAGGGCAGGTCTTGGCCACGCTTGAATCGAGCGTCGAAAAAGCGACGGTAGCCTTGGCGCGGGCCAAGGCTGGCGTGGAGGCTGAAGTACGGACGAGTATTGTGAAAGAGGAATTTGCCTTGCGCAAGTTGGCACGGGCCAGTGATCTCGTGAAATCTTCGTCGATTGCCGCTCATGAAGCCGATGAAGCAAAAACTGAGAAGCGTTTGGCGGAAATTGCTCATGCCGAAGCGGTGGAGAATACTCGCTTGGCGGAGCTGGAACTCCAGCGATCGACAGCGGCATTATCGCTTCGAACAATCCGAAGTCCCATCGCCGGCGTCGTTGTCGAACGCCACCAACATCCTGGCGAGTTGGTCAATAAGGATCCGATACTCAAATTGGCGCAAATCGATCCCTTGCGGGTGGAAGTGTTCGCCCCTCTCCCTATGCTGGGGCAAGTAGCCGTGGGGATGCAGGCGGACGTGCGCCCTTCCGATCCGCCAGGAGGGGTGTATAAGGCGCGGGTTTCTATTGTGAACAAGGTGGTTGATTCGGCAAGCGGGACCTTTGGGATTCGACTCGAGATTCCCAACCATGATCATCGCCTTTCCGCCGGGTTGCACTGCTCTGTCAATTTCCTCTCTAGCCAGAAATGA